The following nucleotide sequence is from Roseivirga sp. BDSF3-8.
TATGGAAGCTACCGAAATACGAGGCAGTGCCACAATCCGGAAAACAGAGGGTACAATGGACGTTCAAAACCTGACTCTGACCATCCCTGTAAAAGGGCTTGAAAGTGGTAAGGGCTCTATGGATAAGAATGCTTTTGAAGCACTTGAATACAAAAGAAACCCTGCCATCACTTACCGCCTGGAGCAGGTAAACGGCGTAACCAAGGTGGAGGGCGGCTACCTGCTGAGCTCTACCGGTACGCTGACCATAGCAGGCAAGAGCCGGCGAATCAATATGGATGTGCGCGCCAGCCTGGATGGCAATGGATATCTCTTTTCCGGTAAAGTACCTCTTAAAATGACCGACTTTGGAGTGGACCCGCCTACAGCACTACTTGGCTCTATCAAAACGGGTAATGAGATAGACATCATTTTTAACGTTCGCTATCAATAAACAGAAAATAATCACGCACCATGAAACGCTTGAGCATACTACTGACCATAGTCCTGCTGGGTATGAGTTACCTGGCCATGGGACAGCAACGCAGCCTGCAGTATTTTCGCCCTCCGGGCCAGGCAGGATTAAATATGTTTGAAACGCCTAAACAGGATACCGTGGAGTTCGACGGACTGAAGGTAGTGGTGGGAGGAGACTTCTCCATCATCTTCCAGGGACTGACCCAAACCAACGACCTGGTGGGCGATACTCTGGTAGATCTGGCCTCTAACTTTACATTACCTACGGCTAACCTGAACCTGGATGTGCAGATAGCTGACGGGGTACGCATGCACCTGCGCACTTACCTGAGTAGCCGTCACCATAATGAAGCATGGGTAAAGGGCGGATACTTTCAGATAGATAAGCTGGATTTTATCCAGGAAGGCTTTCTGGATGATTTCATGGAAATAGCCACCATACGCTTCGGTATGGATGAGATAAACTATGGCGATACTCATTTCCGCCGCTCTGATAATGCACGCTCTATTTATAACCCCTTCGTGGGCAATTATATAATGGATGCGTTTACGACCGAACCATTTGCTGAACTGACGCTGCAAAAGGATGGCTGGCTGTTCGTAGGCGGGCTAAGCAACGGACGCCTGAACCAGACACCGCTGTCCGGAGATGATGGGTTTGTACTGTACGGTAAGGTAGGATATGATAACTATGTGAGTGATGACGTTCGCTTCAGACTAACCCTATCCGGCTACAACAGCACTGATAAGAGCACACGCGATTATCTGTACAACGGTGACCGTGCAGGTGGCAGGTATTACAGCGTGCTGGAAGGCCAGAATGATGCCCGTGTCAACGATTTTCTACCCCGCTTTAACCCTGGCTACGCGTACCAGACGGCCTGGCAGATAAACCCTTTCGTAAAGGCCGGCGGGCTCGAATTCTTCGGAGTATATGAGCGCGTAAGCAACGGAGATGATGAACTGGGAGGCAATTACAACCAACTGGGAGGCGATCTTATCTACCGCTTTGGCAGCCAGGAAAACTTCTATGTGGGCGCCCGGTATAACCGGGTAAGCGGTGAAGCTATAGATGGTGCCCCTGAAGTGGAAATAGAACGTACCAACCTGGGTGGCGGCTGGTTTCTGACCAATAATGTACTGGCCAAACTGGAATATGTAACTGGAAACTACGGCGGACCCGGCTTTGATAACACGAAGTTTCAGGGTGCTGAGTATGATGGATTTGTGCTGGAAGCCGTAATCAGTTTCTGATGCAAGCCCCACTTGCCCATAAAGCGCTCTTGCTGTGTACCCTCCTGATGGGGTGCGCAGCGGGCGCTTTTTCTTATTCTGGTGACAGCCTTACCCTTAACGTCACCCTTTTACCCGGTAGCACCGTTGCTATAGAAGGGTATACCAATGTAAATACCTTCACCTGTGCCTATTGCGGAGATACACCTGTAGTTGAAAATGCTATTGAGACAGCAGAAGACATGGGCGAGTGGTTACTTGATCCTCAAAATGCGCGCATTGCGCTGGAGGTAAATTCTTTTGACTGTGGCCTGAAGCAAATGAACGAAGATTTTCGTGAGCTGCTGAATGCCCCCTCCCATCCCACCTTACAGATAAGTCTTAGCGCTGTTGAATACCTGGAAGAGGACCTGTATTCTCTCACAGCTAACCTAAAAGTGGCAGGTACCAGCCGCCAGGTCTGTCTGCCCCTCAGGATCACCAGCGAAAGCACCGGCATACTCAGCGCCAGG
It contains:
- a CDS encoding YceI family protein, coding for MYKIAPILTLLLLACLTAFGQQAAVDQKSSKLTIAGTSTLHDWTMEATEIRGSATIRKTEGTMDVQNLTLTIPVKGLESGKGSMDKNAFEALEYKRNPAITYRLEQVNGVTKVEGGYLLSSTGTLTIAGKSRRINMDVRASLDGNGYLFSGKVPLKMTDFGVDPPTALLGSIKTGNEIDIIFNVRYQ
- a CDS encoding YceI family protein, translating into MQAPLAHKALLLCTLLMGCAAGAFSYSGDSLTLNVTLLPGSTVAIEGYTNVNTFTCAYCGDTPVVENAIETAEDMGEWLLDPQNARIALEVNSFDCGLKQMNEDFRELLNAPSHPTLQISLSAVEYLEEDLYSLTANLKVAGTSRQVCLPLRITSESTGILSARGALSVHLTDFGLEPPTRLMGMVKVKDKIKVIFDLQLKVTPLP